The Marinobacter subterrani genome has a segment encoding these proteins:
- the nosZ gene encoding TAT-dependent nitrous-oxide reductase, producing MKKRDDLTKDAPELPESGQSRRRFMGAAALAGVAGATGLGAAVMSREAFAAAAEDARNNWVVHPGELDEYYGFWSGGHSGEVRVLGVPSMRELMRIPVFNVDSATGWGITNESKQVLGDSSRFSNGDAHHPHISMTDGRYDGRYLFINDKANTRVARIRLDIMKCDKITTIPNVQAIHGLRLQKVPKTKYVFCNAEYVIPHPNDGSDTSLENSFTMFNAVDAETMEVAFQVIVDGNLDNTDADYTGKYACSTCYNSEKALDLAGTMRNDRDWAVVFNIERIEQAVKNGDFKTLGDSKVPVLDGRAGSELTRYIPVPKNPHGLNTSPDGKYFIANGKLSPTCTVIAIDKLDDLFAGKLKDERDVVVAEPELGLGPLHTTYDGRGNAYTTLFIDSQVCKWNIADAIKHYNGEKVDYIRQKLDVHYQPGHNHASLTESRDADGKWLVVLSKFSKDRFLPVGPLHPENDQLIDISGEEMKLVHDGPTFAEPHDCILVRRDQIKTQKIYTRDDPFFASAREQAKKDGIVLEADNKVIRDGNKVRVYMTSVAPMYGTTEFKVKQGDEVTVFITNLDTIEDVTHGFCMVNHGVSMEISPQQTSSVTFVADQPGVHWYYCNWFCHALHMEMRGRMLVEKA from the coding sequence ATGAAAAAACGAGATGATCTGACCAAGGATGCCCCGGAGCTTCCGGAAAGTGGTCAGAGCCGCCGCCGGTTCATGGGTGCAGCGGCACTGGCTGGTGTTGCCGGGGCTACCGGCCTTGGTGCCGCGGTGATGTCAAGGGAGGCGTTCGCGGCTGCCGCCGAGGATGCCCGCAATAACTGGGTTGTGCATCCGGGTGAGCTGGACGAATACTACGGTTTCTGGAGTGGCGGCCATTCCGGTGAAGTCCGGGTACTGGGCGTTCCCTCCATGCGGGAGCTGATGCGGATTCCGGTGTTCAACGTGGATTCCGCCACCGGCTGGGGGATCACCAACGAGAGTAAGCAAGTGCTGGGCGACAGCAGCCGCTTCTCCAACGGCGATGCCCACCACCCGCACATCTCCATGACGGACGGCCGCTACGATGGCAGATACCTGTTCATCAACGACAAGGCCAATACCCGGGTTGCCCGGATCCGGCTGGACATCATGAAGTGCGACAAGATCACCACCATTCCCAATGTTCAGGCGATTCATGGCCTGCGTCTGCAGAAGGTGCCGAAAACCAAATACGTCTTCTGTAACGCCGAGTATGTGATCCCGCATCCGAACGATGGCAGCGACACCAGCCTTGAGAACAGCTTTACCATGTTCAATGCGGTGGACGCGGAGACCATGGAGGTGGCTTTCCAGGTCATCGTTGACGGTAACCTGGACAATACCGATGCGGACTACACTGGCAAATACGCCTGTTCTACCTGCTACAACTCCGAGAAAGCGCTGGACCTGGCCGGTACCATGCGTAACGACCGCGACTGGGCCGTGGTGTTCAATATCGAGCGCATCGAGCAGGCGGTCAAGAACGGCGACTTCAAGACCCTGGGCGACTCCAAGGTGCCGGTTCTGGATGGTCGTGCCGGTTCGGAACTGACCCGCTACATTCCGGTTCCGAAGAACCCGCATGGTCTGAATACCTCTCCGGACGGCAAGTACTTTATTGCCAACGGCAAGTTGTCCCCGACCTGCACGGTGATCGCCATCGACAAGCTGGATGATCTGTTTGCCGGCAAACTTAAGGATGAGCGCGATGTGGTGGTTGCCGAGCCGGAGCTGGGTCTCGGGCCCCTGCACACCACCTATGACGGGCGTGGCAATGCCTACACCACGCTGTTTATCGACAGCCAGGTGTGCAAGTGGAACATTGCGGACGCCATCAAGCACTACAATGGCGAGAAGGTGGACTACATCCGCCAGAAACTGGATGTGCATTACCAGCCGGGCCACAACCACGCCTCGCTGACCGAGTCCCGGGACGCGGATGGCAAGTGGCTGGTGGTGCTGTCGAAGTTCTCCAAGGACCGCTTCCTGCCGGTCGGCCCGCTGCACCCGGAAAATGACCAGCTGATCGATATTTCCGGCGAGGAAATGAAGCTGGTGCACGATGGCCCGACGTTTGCCGAGCCCCATGACTGCATCCTGGTGCGCCGTGATCAGATCAAGACGCAGAAGATCTATACTCGTGACGATCCTTTCTTTGCGTCTGCCCGGGAGCAGGCCAAGAAGGATGGCATTGTTCTGGAAGCCGACAACAAGGTCATCCGGGACGGTAACAAGGTGCGGGTGTATATGACGTCGGTGGCACCGATGTATGGGACGACTGAGTTCAAGGTGAAGCAGGGCGATGAGGTTACGGTGTTCATCACCAACCTGGACACCATTGAGGATGTGACTCACGGGTTCTGTATGGTGAACCATGGTGTGAGCATGGAGATCAGTCCGCAGCAGACGTCTTCGGTGACTTTCGTGGCGGATCAGCCAGGGGTTCACTGGTACTACTGCAACTGGTTCTGTCATGCGCTGCATATGGAGATGCGGGGTCGTATGCTTGTTGAGAAGGCCTGA
- a CDS encoding nitrous oxide reductase family maturation protein NosD, producing the protein MYSLLRYGVALSVALLSLTANAGLQAQLDALEPGATFELPPEQISSLAIRVPGVTVSCHPDTVIDPGGQGNAVDIVAEEVTFSGCAVRNWGSNLNELDAGIFVAREARGAVVADNRLQGPAFGVWLDATPDVTVRNNTIRGDASMRPNDRGNGIHLYNTTGALIEGNDIRQTRDGIYIETANHNVIRGNVMADLRYGIHYMYSMDNLLENNVTRNTRTGYALMQSKRLRVINNRSVNDENYGILMNFITQSELRGNVVTGVSQGRTGGVVIDGAEGKAVFIYNSLYNVFEGNLFADSNIGIHLTAGSEDNEVFGNAFVNNQRQVKYVATRTQEWSEDGRGNYWSDYLGWDRNQDGVGDVPYEPNDNVDRLLWKYPEAKILMFSPAVDTLRWVQDAFPVVKDAGVADSYPLMRIPADLKPEIR; encoded by the coding sequence ATGTATTCACTTTTGCGTTATGGGGTGGCCCTGTCAGTCGCTCTGTTATCGCTGACCGCGAACGCGGGCCTGCAAGCACAGCTTGATGCCCTGGAACCGGGGGCGACCTTTGAGCTTCCCCCTGAGCAAATTTCGTCTCTGGCAATTCGGGTGCCCGGTGTGACGGTGTCTTGCCACCCTGACACGGTGATTGATCCGGGCGGGCAGGGCAATGCGGTGGATATTGTTGCCGAGGAGGTGACCTTTTCTGGTTGTGCCGTGCGCAACTGGGGCAGCAATCTGAATGAGCTGGATGCGGGGATTTTTGTCGCCCGGGAGGCCCGGGGGGCGGTGGTTGCGGACAACCGTTTGCAGGGGCCGGCGTTCGGGGTCTGGCTGGATGCCACGCCGGATGTGACGGTGCGCAACAATACGATTCGCGGCGATGCCAGTATGCGCCCGAACGACCGGGGTAACGGCATTCATCTTTACAATACCACCGGGGCGCTGATCGAGGGCAATGACATCCGTCAGACCCGGGATGGGATCTATATCGAGACCGCGAATCACAACGTTATCCGGGGCAATGTGATGGCCGATCTGCGCTACGGTATCCATTACATGTATTCGATGGATAATCTGCTCGAGAACAATGTCACGCGTAATACCCGAACCGGTTATGCGCTGATGCAGAGTAAGCGGCTGAGGGTGATCAATAACCGGTCGGTAAATGACGAAAACTACGGCATTCTGATGAATTTCATTACCCAGTCGGAGTTGCGGGGCAATGTGGTGACCGGGGTGTCCCAGGGCCGGACCGGGGGGGTGGTGATTGATGGGGCCGAAGGCAAGGCGGTGTTTATCTATAACTCGCTGTACAACGTCTTTGAGGGCAATCTGTTTGCGGACAGCAACATCGGGATTCATCTGACGGCCGGCTCCGAGGATAACGAGGTATTCGGGAATGCCTTTGTGAATAACCAGCGGCAGGTGAAGTATGTTGCCACCCGCACTCAGGAGTGGTCGGAAGACGGGCGGGGGAATTACTGGAGTGACTACCTGGGCTGGGACCGGAACCAGGACGGGGTTGGGGATGTTCCCTATGAGCCAAATGACAATGTCGACCGGCTGCTTTGGAAGTATCCGGAGGCGAAGATCCTGATGTTCAGCCCGGCGGTGGATACCCTGCGCTGGGTGCAGGATGCCTTTCCGGTGGTGAAGGACGCCGGGGTTGCCGACTCCTATCCGTTGATGCGAATTCCCGCCGATCTGAAACCGGAGATCCGATGA
- a CDS encoding ABC transporter permease has product MNSIWTIARKELSDSLRNRWLVAISLVFATLALGIAWFGAAASGQVGYASTPATIASLASLGIFLIPLIALLLAYDAIVGEEEGGTLLLLMTYPLSRSQLLLGKFLGHGLTLALATLIGFGVAGVAIAMLVEDVAIASLAVAMARFIVSTVLLGWGFIALAYMVSVRVSEKPIAAGLALAIWFFFVLIFDLLLLGTLVASEGKFSAGLLPWLLMLNPTDIYRLLNIVAFDGAAQLSGVLSLGADLPIGAFGLWVGLVLWCVIPLVGALLLFRNRRI; this is encoded by the coding sequence ATGAACAGCATCTGGACCATTGCCCGTAAGGAACTAAGCGACAGCCTGCGCAACCGCTGGCTGGTTGCCATTTCACTGGTGTTCGCCACCCTCGCGCTGGGCATCGCCTGGTTCGGTGCCGCAGCGTCCGGTCAGGTGGGTTACGCCTCTACGCCAGCCACCATTGCCAGCCTCGCCAGCCTGGGCATCTTCCTGATCCCCCTGATCGCGTTGTTGCTGGCCTACGACGCCATTGTCGGGGAAGAGGAGGGCGGCACCCTACTGTTGCTGATGACCTACCCGCTCAGCCGCAGCCAACTGCTGCTGGGCAAGTTCCTCGGCCACGGCCTGACTCTGGCGCTGGCCACGCTGATCGGTTTTGGCGTTGCCGGTGTTGCGATCGCGATGCTGGTGGAGGATGTGGCCATTGCCAGCCTGGCCGTTGCCATGGCCCGCTTTATTGTCTCCACGGTGCTGCTGGGCTGGGGCTTTATTGCGCTGGCCTACATGGTCAGCGTCCGGGTCAGTGAGAAGCCCATCGCCGCCGGTCTGGCCCTGGCGATCTGGTTCTTCTTCGTGCTCATTTTTGATCTGTTGCTGCTCGGCACCCTGGTGGCGAGCGAGGGCAAGTTCAGCGCCGGGTTGCTGCCCTGGCTGCTGATGCTCAATCCCACCGACATCTACCGTCTGCTCAACATCGTGGCCTTCGATGGCGCAGCGCAACTCAGCGGCGTCCTCAGTCTCGGCGCCGACCTGCCCATCGGTGCCTTCGGCCTCTGGGTTGGCCTGGTGCTCTGGTGTGTCATCCCGCTGGTGGGAGCCCTGTTACTTTTCCGAAACCGCCGTATCTGA
- a CDS encoding sensor domain-containing diguanylate cyclase: MIHFAFFFVLALYSTGAAAVGIPDSFPVVLDENTGRLDISRHLTYYEDSSSRLNISEIMDRWPKIASEGMPEEAYNFGFSNSTYWFHTRVTNQSSPNDRWIIEGLYPIIDRMEMFVVKADRSIARQTAGDSVPFLLRFRDHHNINFFLKLSSGQSVDVFFRVQTSGAVQMRTLLWDSDRFSSADHQERFLLGLYYGLLVCMAIFNFLIFVSIRDTSYLWYVSYILSYGLLQFTLNGLAFEHLWPESPWWNNRAVGFLISTGMCCVLGFSRSFLALRENAPRLEKVFLAFMVFFVVTGAASLFWPAYGLVIRVNTFAAAVAVGFVILAGGLCLYRRFRPARYFMLAWTALLSGMLLYTLKTFAVVPANFITEFGIQIGSAFEVIILSIALADRLRHMALKNQQVQQEMTEKLESRVAERTSELEAANRQLEALSSTDGLTGVFNRRFFDSRLEEESARCRRQGPMALIMIDVDHFKSFNDNFGHQAGDACLQRLADTLTAVVRRETDIVARYGGEEFAIILPYTDAIGASTLAETVRLTVERDLRFEWEGRPVPVTVSVGVAMAPGGRSVEPGELIAAADGALYASKQAGRNRVTVHPPGNLRPEAGEPVTP; this comes from the coding sequence GTGATTCATTTTGCTTTTTTCTTCGTGCTGGCTCTGTATTCGACCGGTGCGGCCGCGGTCGGTATACCAGACAGTTTCCCCGTTGTTCTGGATGAAAACACCGGGCGCCTTGATATTTCCAGGCATCTAACCTACTACGAAGATTCCTCCTCCCGCCTGAACATTTCCGAGATTATGGATCGGTGGCCGAAGATCGCATCCGAAGGAATGCCGGAGGAAGCCTACAACTTCGGCTTCAGCAATTCGACCTACTGGTTCCATACCCGTGTAACCAATCAGTCCAGCCCCAATGACCGTTGGATCATCGAGGGTCTCTACCCGATTATTGATCGAATGGAGATGTTTGTCGTCAAGGCAGACCGCAGTATTGCTAGGCAGACAGCCGGAGATTCCGTTCCCTTCCTGCTGCGTTTCAGGGATCATCACAATATCAATTTCTTCCTGAAACTGTCTTCCGGGCAAAGCGTTGATGTGTTTTTCCGGGTACAGACTTCGGGCGCAGTGCAGATGAGAACCCTGCTGTGGGATTCGGACAGGTTCAGCTCGGCGGATCATCAGGAGCGTTTCCTGCTCGGGCTCTACTACGGACTCCTGGTCTGTATGGCCATTTTCAATTTTCTGATTTTCGTCTCTATCCGGGACACCAGTTATCTGTGGTACGTCTCCTATATTCTGTCTTACGGGTTACTGCAGTTCACGTTGAACGGCCTGGCCTTTGAGCATCTCTGGCCGGAATCACCCTGGTGGAACAACCGCGCCGTGGGATTTCTGATCTCCACCGGCATGTGTTGCGTTCTCGGGTTTTCCCGGTCCTTTCTGGCATTGCGGGAGAACGCCCCGAGGCTGGAGAAGGTCTTTCTGGCCTTCATGGTATTTTTCGTGGTAACCGGCGCGGCATCACTGTTCTGGCCGGCCTACGGCCTGGTTATCAGGGTGAACACGTTTGCGGCGGCCGTGGCGGTGGGGTTTGTCATTCTGGCTGGTGGGCTTTGCCTGTATCGCCGTTTCCGGCCGGCCAGGTACTTTATGTTGGCCTGGACGGCGCTGCTGTCGGGTATGCTGCTGTACACCCTGAAGACCTTTGCCGTGGTGCCTGCCAATTTCATCACCGAGTTCGGTATTCAGATTGGTTCCGCATTCGAGGTCATAATTCTGTCTATCGCGCTCGCCGATCGTTTGCGGCACATGGCGCTCAAGAACCAGCAGGTGCAGCAGGAAATGACTGAAAAACTGGAGTCGCGGGTGGCTGAGCGAACCTCCGAGCTGGAGGCAGCCAACCGGCAGTTGGAAGCCCTGAGCTCCACGGACGGGTTAACCGGCGTGTTTAATCGCCGCTTTTTCGATAGCAGACTGGAAGAAGAATCCGCCCGTTGCCGGCGGCAGGGACCTATGGCTCTGATCATGATCGATGTGGATCACTTCAAATCATTTAACGACAATTTCGGGCATCAGGCCGGCGATGCCTGCCTGCAACGCCTCGCTGACACCCTGACAGCGGTCGTTCGGCGGGAAACTGACATTGTTGCGCGTTACGGCGGCGAAGAGTTTGCCATTATCCTTCCCTACACTGACGCCATCGGGGCCAGCACACTGGCAGAGACGGTTCGTTTGACGGTTGAGCGTGACCTGCGGTTTGAGTGGGAAGGCCGGCCGGTTCCTGTCACCGTAAGCGTCGGCGTGGCAATGGCTCCCGGCGGCCGTTCCGTGGAGCCGGGCGAGCTGATTGCGGCGGCTGACGGAGCGCTCTATGCCTCCAAGCAGGCTGGCAGGAACCGGGTAACTGTCCATCCCCCCGGAAACCTGCGCCCTGAAGCCGGCGAGCCAGTTACGCCGTAG
- a CDS encoding nitrous oxide reductase accessory protein NosL — protein MKQNKLNWLLAALAVFTLTACSGEEEQTTARPDPVHFESGDECHVCGMIIEGFPGPKGQAITEKDQKVRKFCSTRDMFAWLLQPENVNRNHTLYVHDMAQTDWQNPNDTALIDARDAFYVVGSDRKGAMGPTLASFATESAAQEFMKEYGGKVLKYSEITLDHLTAGAPMGQMSGM, from the coding sequence ATGAAACAAAACAAACTGAACTGGCTCCTTGCCGCCCTGGCCGTCTTCACATTGACAGCCTGCTCCGGCGAGGAAGAGCAGACCACCGCCAGACCCGATCCGGTCCATTTCGAAAGCGGCGACGAATGCCACGTCTGTGGCATGATCATCGAAGGCTTCCCGGGCCCCAAGGGCCAGGCCATCACTGAAAAAGACCAGAAGGTCCGAAAGTTTTGTTCCACCAGGGACATGTTCGCCTGGCTGCTGCAGCCGGAAAACGTCAACCGTAATCACACCCTGTACGTCCACGACATGGCCCAGACAGACTGGCAAAACCCGAACGACACCGCCCTGATCGACGCCAGGGATGCGTTCTATGTGGTTGGCTCCGATCGAAAAGGCGCCATGGGGCCGACACTGGCTTCATTCGCCACCGAAAGTGCTGCCCAAGAGTTCATGAAGGAATATGGCGGGAAGGTTCTGAAGTACAGTGAAATCACCCTGGATCATCTGACTGCCGGCGCGCCGATGGGGCAGATGAGTGGGATGTGA
- the moaA gene encoding GTP 3',8-cyclase MoaA, translated as MPQSKLTDRFGRTVNYVRLSVTDRCDFRCVYCMAEDMTFLPRQQILTLEEIARVARNFVSLGTEKIRLTGGEPLVRKDILELVKEIGTYGLRDFAMTTNGSQLTTMAEPLRKAGMHRLNISLDSLDVEKFRNITRTGNLGQVLDGIDAAREAGFRGIKLNTVVMKGRNDQEIPELIEFARKKQVDISFIEEMPLGEISEHDRGLALCTSEEVRDIIRQHHELVPATEDSGGPARYYRMPDSSTKVGFISPHSHNFCSTCNRVRVTVEGRLLLCLGNEHSVDLRRVLRGNPVTDDKLRQTIINAMDLKPERHHFSTNGDVQILRFMNMTGG; from the coding sequence ATGCCCCAGAGTAAGCTGACAGACCGTTTTGGCCGAACCGTCAATTATGTGCGGCTGTCCGTCACTGATCGCTGCGACTTTCGCTGCGTGTACTGCATGGCCGAGGACATGACGTTCCTGCCCCGGCAGCAGATTCTCACGCTGGAAGAAATTGCCCGGGTTGCCCGCAATTTTGTCTCCCTGGGTACCGAAAAAATCCGCCTGACCGGCGGTGAGCCTCTGGTGCGCAAGGACATCCTGGAACTGGTCAAGGAAATCGGCACCTACGGGCTGCGTGACTTTGCCATGACCACCAACGGCAGCCAGCTGACCACCATGGCCGAGCCGCTGCGCAAGGCCGGCATGCACCGGCTGAATATCAGCCTCGATTCCCTGGATGTCGAAAAATTCCGCAACATCACCCGCACCGGCAATCTCGGCCAGGTTCTGGATGGCATTGATGCAGCTCGCGAGGCGGGCTTCCGTGGCATCAAGCTCAATACCGTGGTCATGAAAGGCCGCAACGACCAGGAAATCCCGGAGCTGATTGAATTCGCCCGTAAGAAGCAGGTGGACATCAGCTTCATCGAGGAAATGCCCCTGGGCGAGATTTCCGAGCACGACCGGGGGCTGGCCCTGTGTACCAGCGAAGAGGTGCGGGATATCATCCGCCAGCACCACGAACTGGTGCCCGCCACCGAGGATTCCGGCGGCCCTGCGCGCTACTACCGGATGCCGGACAGCAGCACCAAAGTTGGGTTTATCTCGCCGCACTCCCACAATTTCTGCTCGACCTGCAACCGGGTACGGGTCACCGTCGAGGGCCGACTGCTGCTTTGCCTGGGCAATGAGCATTCGGTGGATCTTCGCCGCGTTCTGCGCGGCAATCCGGTGACGGACGACAAATTGCGCCAGACCATTATCAATGCCATGGACCTGAAGCCCGAGCGGCATCATTTCTCGACCAATGGGGATGTGCAGATTCTTCGGTTCATGAATATGACCGGCGGTTGA
- a CDS encoding RrF2 family transcriptional regulator, which translates to MHITRYTDYSLRVLIYLAAQGDRLATIQEIADSYDISKNHLMKVVHQLNKKGYIETIRGKKGGMRLHMAPSDINIGILVRETEQDLSIVECFSSKNACKITPVCGLKSMFGEALNAFLEVLDKYTLADIIQDQHRPQLLRLLQIA; encoded by the coding sequence ATGCATATCACCCGTTACACGGATTACTCGCTTCGCGTACTGATTTATCTGGCAGCTCAGGGTGATCGTCTGGCAACCATTCAGGAAATTGCCGACAGCTATGATATTTCCAAGAACCACCTTATGAAGGTGGTACACCAGCTCAACAAGAAGGGTTATATCGAGACCATCCGTGGCAAGAAAGGAGGCATGCGTCTGCACATGGCCCCTTCTGATATCAATATCGGAATTCTGGTGCGGGAAACCGAGCAGGATCTGAGCATTGTGGAATGTTTCTCTTCGAAAAATGCCTGCAAGATCACCCCCGTGTGTGGCCTGAAGTCGATGTTCGGTGAGGCCCTGAACGCCTTCCTGGAAGTGCTCGATAAATACACTCTGGCCGATATCATCCAGGACCAGCATCGACCCCAGTTGCTGAGGCTTCTGCAGATCGCCTGA
- a CDS encoding YbaN family protein: MNLSEAPVMGDRFGKTGFRILAYISATLAIAGIALPLLPTTPFVLLAAFFASKGSPEFARWLDDHPRFGPAIDQWRTRRAIPARAKALACGMMALSWGLLVVLGASGLVLALSGVFLCGTACYLLTRPSY, from the coding sequence ATGAACCTTAGTGAGGCCCCGGTGATGGGCGACCGTTTCGGCAAAACCGGATTTCGTATTCTTGCGTATATATCCGCAACACTGGCAATTGCAGGAATAGCATTGCCACTTTTGCCAACAACGCCTTTTGTTCTGCTGGCGGCGTTTTTTGCCAGCAAGGGGTCGCCCGAATTTGCCCGGTGGCTTGATGACCACCCCAGGTTTGGTCCCGCGATCGATCAATGGCGGACCCGCAGGGCGATTCCCGCCAGGGCCAAGGCTCTGGCCTGTGGCATGATGGCACTGAGCTGGGGGTTGCTGGTCGTGCTGGGGGCTTCCGGGCTGGTGCTGGCGCTTTCCGGCGTGTTTCTGTGCGGCACCGCCTGCTACCTGCTGACGCGGCCATCCTACTGA
- a CDS encoding ABC transporter ATP-binding protein, whose amino-acid sequence MSCFRLENVSYRYDKRPVLQGIDLRLEPGEILGLFGHNGAGKTTSIKLILGLMQPTQGTVSVLGGHAGDPQVTQHIGYLPENVMFYPQLTGREILRHFARLKGAALRQVPGLLEQVGLGDAMDARTRTYSKGMRQRLGLAQALLGRPKLLMLDEPTVGLDPVATADLYRLLRDLRDGGAGIVLCSHVLPGVEPYIDRAAILTEGALQAVGDLAALRRQANMPVTLSLDPANSISALERVVDKATTNSGTMIKTDNGRLRVDVQPREKMALLKAVMASGEVADVSIHQPSLEDIYVHFIGSGGLAHRGGNQ is encoded by the coding sequence ATGAGCTGTTTCCGTCTTGAGAATGTGAGTTACCGGTACGACAAGCGCCCGGTGCTGCAGGGTATTGATCTGCGTCTGGAGCCGGGTGAGATTCTTGGGCTGTTCGGCCATAACGGGGCTGGCAAGACCACGTCCATCAAGCTGATTCTGGGGCTGATGCAGCCGACCCAGGGCACGGTGTCGGTACTCGGTGGCCACGCCGGCGATCCTCAGGTTACCCAGCACATCGGTTACCTGCCGGAGAACGTGATGTTCTATCCGCAGCTGACCGGGCGGGAGATCCTCAGGCATTTTGCGCGGCTGAAGGGTGCCGCACTGCGGCAGGTGCCCGGGTTGCTTGAGCAGGTGGGCCTCGGTGATGCCATGGATGCCCGGACCAGGACCTACTCCAAGGGTATGCGCCAGCGGCTTGGCCTGGCCCAGGCGTTGCTGGGCCGGCCGAAGCTGCTGATGCTGGATGAGCCGACCGTGGGGCTGGATCCGGTCGCGACGGCAGACCTGTACCGGTTGCTCCGGGACCTGCGGGACGGAGGTGCGGGCATTGTGCTGTGTTCCCACGTTCTGCCCGGTGTCGAGCCTTACATCGATCGGGCCGCGATTCTCACCGAGGGCGCGTTGCAGGCGGTGGGAGACCTGGCAGCCCTGAGGCGGCAGGCGAATATGCCGGTGACTCTGTCGCTGGACCCGGCTAACAGTATTTCTGCGCTGGAGAGGGTCGTCGATAAGGCGACCACCAACAGTGGGACGATGATCAAAACCGACAACGGACGCCTGAGGGTAGACGTTCAACCCAGGGAGAAAATGGCCTTGCTGAAAGCGGTGATGGCATCGGGCGAGGTGGCGGATGTCAGTATTCATCAGCCCAGCCTGGAAGATATTTACGTGCACTTTATCGGCTCCGGTGGCCTGGCCCATCGGGGAGGCAACCAATGA
- a CDS encoding hemerythrin domain-containing protein, protein MSPQTWLETASEEELIEHILNRYHDTHREQLPEMIRLAQRVERVHGSHPDCPAGLSAHLEAMQEDLENHMAKEEQILFPMITRGISGMARGPISIMRNEHEDHSAALARLGVLTNNLALPEEACGTWRKLYEDIAVFQADLAAHIALENSVLFARIDGLTA, encoded by the coding sequence ATGTCACCACAAACCTGGCTTGAAACAGCTTCAGAGGAAGAGCTGATTGAACACATCCTCAACCGCTATCACGACACCCACCGGGAGCAACTGCCCGAAATGATTCGTCTGGCCCAGCGCGTGGAAAGAGTGCACGGAAGTCATCCTGACTGTCCTGCTGGCCTGAGCGCCCACCTTGAGGCCATGCAGGAAGATCTGGAGAACCACATGGCCAAGGAGGAGCAGATACTCTTCCCGATGATTACCCGCGGGATCTCGGGCATGGCACGGGGGCCGATCTCGATTATGCGCAACGAGCATGAAGACCACAGTGCGGCGCTCGCCCGGCTGGGGGTGCTCACCAACAATCTGGCCCTGCCGGAAGAGGCGTGCGGCACCTGGAGGAAACTCTATGAGGACATTGCCGTCTTTCAGGCGGACCTGGCTGCCCATATCGCGCTGGAAAACAGTGTGCTGTTTGCACGGATAGACGGCCTGACGGCCTAG